A single genomic interval of Terriglobus albidus harbors:
- a CDS encoding REP-associated tyrosine transposase — protein MRYPWRVTLGMLRIQDEGDKHFVTVSCYERKPYFNKSEHCELFEDALERMRERYQFEIFAYVIMPEHVHLLVSEPKVGLLSDAMKAIKLSVTQRSMWTRFWMPRYYDFNVYSGPKYKEKVKYIHRNPVTRGLVYEPEEWKWSSYRHYLTGEIGRVEIASEWARR, from the coding sequence GTGAGATATCCTTGGCGCGTGACGCTCGGGATGTTGCGGATCCAAGACGAAGGGGACAAGCACTTCGTGACGGTCAGTTGTTACGAACGAAAGCCTTACTTCAATAAATCCGAACACTGTGAATTGTTTGAAGACGCGCTCGAACGGATGCGGGAGAGATATCAATTCGAGATCTTCGCGTATGTCATCATGCCAGAGCATGTACATCTTCTGGTGTCAGAACCAAAGGTGGGTCTGCTATCCGATGCTATGAAGGCGATCAAGCTTTCGGTAACGCAGCGGAGTATGTGGACCCGGTTCTGGATGCCGCGATATTACGACTTCAATGTGTACTCGGGACCGAAGTACAAGGAGAAAGTGAAGTATATCCACCGCAATCCTGTGACTCGGGGTCTCGTTTACGAGCCCGAAGAGTGGAAGTGGTCTAGTTATCGTCACTATCTGACCGGAGAGATCGGCCGTGTGGAAATAGCCTCGGAATGGGCAAGACGGTGA
- the rpoB gene encoding DNA-directed RNA polymerase subunit beta: MSSELRAVRSRLDFSKIPTAIQIPNLIEVQRRSYERFLQMDKLPQEREDNGLQSVFTSVFPITDFRNVSELEFVDYSIGNWECKCGYLKGLNHLRTACVNCGHMVITDPFHPGDVLCTFCGTYNKNTPDFCTKCGDPVGLQLKYDQAECEERGMTFSAPLKVTIRLKIYDKDPDTGAKTLRDMKEQEVFFGDIPLMTPNGTFIVNGTERVIVSQLHRSPGVFFETANNRTYFLGKIIPYRGSWVEFEYDQKNILYVRIDRKRKFLGTIFLRALGLRTDEEILKTFYTVDTINVRDQKLFWKVKEEGATNLLGSKPAAVVKVDGNDVAHPNRKVSPSILKQIRAGKVADVEVETAEFDASIFAADVVDLTTGELLYEANQEVTTDKLHKIAQSGVTSIEVFFPERDDVGNIITNTLKRDSVRKPEEALIEIYRKLRPGDPPTLDTATALFEGMFFDPRKYDFSRVGRLKFNIKLYENADATELDKRTLTPEDFYGTIRYLLKLRKNIGVVDDIDHLGNRRVRAVGELMENQFRIGLVRMERAIKEKMSVYQEMSTAMPHDLINAKPVMAAIREFFGSSQLSQFMDQTNPLSEITHKRRLSALGPGGLSRERAGFEVRDVHPTHYGRICPIETPEGPNIGLISSLSCFARINEYGFIESPYRKVKDSQVLDYVAVTNSGESGLRVGDVLEVNDAHKLADQLKKDKKRVLEVEPYSFYLSAWEEDRHTIAQANIDLDGQGVITEDLVNARRQGNFVLVPKAEVDYIDVSPKQLVSVAASLVPFLEHDDANRALMGANMQRQSVPLLVAEAPLVGTGMEGVTARDSGAVILAKRNGIVDSVDSERIIIRVEGEHHPTQLSREVGSDIYQLIKFKRSNQNTCINQKPVVRKGDRVLKGQVIADGPCTEQGELGLGRNVLVAFMPWRGYNFEDAILISEKLVREDYYTSVHIEEFEIEARDTKLGPEEITRDIPNVSEHALRDLDESGIIRIGAKVGHNDILVGKVTPKGETQLTPEEKLLRAIFGEKAGDVRDASLTCPPGIEGTVVDVRIFSRKGQEKDERAKAIEQEQIEKLEKNLGDEIRILTDERLKRLENILGGKEVQADLHDERTNKKLLSKGDILNRETIELISTRNLKRIRYNDKDPRVNEQIDEIEEMTSRQIDVLRKITNEKIGKLQKGDELPPGVIKLVKVYIAMKRKLSVGDKMAGRHGNKGVIARILPEEDMPYLPDGTPMEIVLNPLGVPSRMNVGQILETHLGWAAHTLGEQVAELAKKAQDAAEVREIFKARFEGTAALNQLLELDDEQTMRVAAGMKRGIWFGTAVFDGARESEIKALLKSAGLPSSGKSQLLDGMTGDAFEQPATVGYIYMLKLSHLVDDKIHARSIGPYSLITQQPLGGKAQFGGQRFGEMEVWALEAYGAAYILQELLTAKSDDVYGRTKIYEAIVKGEAAIEPGVPESFNVLIRELQSLCLDVELIKLDGKKAPVPAIAAAD, translated from the coding sequence ATGTCCAGCGAATTGCGCGCGGTCCGTAGCCGTCTCGACTTTTCCAAAATCCCTACCGCTATCCAGATCCCGAACCTCATCGAGGTCCAGCGCCGCAGCTATGAGCGTTTCCTGCAGATGGATAAGCTGCCGCAGGAGCGTGAAGATAACGGCCTGCAGTCGGTCTTTACCTCTGTCTTTCCGATCACCGATTTCCGGAACGTCTCGGAACTCGAGTTTGTCGACTACTCCATCGGCAACTGGGAGTGCAAGTGCGGTTACCTCAAGGGTCTGAATCACCTGCGTACGGCCTGCGTCAACTGCGGCCACATGGTGATCACTGACCCATTCCACCCGGGCGATGTTCTTTGTACCTTCTGCGGAACCTACAACAAGAACACCCCCGACTTCTGCACCAAGTGCGGTGACCCTGTCGGTCTGCAGCTGAAGTATGACCAGGCTGAGTGCGAAGAGCGCGGCATGACCTTCTCCGCTCCGTTGAAGGTGACCATCCGCCTGAAGATCTACGACAAGGATCCGGATACCGGCGCCAAGACCCTGCGTGACATGAAGGAGCAGGAAGTCTTCTTCGGCGATATCCCGCTAATGACGCCGAACGGTACCTTCATCGTGAACGGTACTGAGCGCGTTATCGTCTCGCAGCTGCACCGCTCGCCCGGTGTCTTCTTCGAGACTGCGAACAACCGTACCTACTTCCTGGGCAAGATCATTCCCTACCGCGGAAGCTGGGTCGAGTTCGAGTACGACCAGAAGAACATTCTGTATGTCCGTATCGACCGTAAGCGTAAGTTCCTGGGCACCATCTTCCTGCGTGCTCTCGGCCTGCGCACCGACGAAGAGATCCTGAAGACCTTCTACACCGTGGACACCATCAACGTCCGCGACCAGAAGCTGTTCTGGAAGGTAAAGGAAGAGGGCGCCACCAATCTGCTGGGTTCGAAGCCGGCGGCTGTGGTGAAGGTGGATGGCAACGATGTCGCTCATCCGAACCGCAAGGTTTCCCCCTCGATCCTGAAGCAGATCCGCGCCGGCAAGGTTGCTGACGTTGAGGTTGAGACCGCCGAGTTCGACGCGTCGATCTTCGCCGCTGACGTTGTCGACCTGACGACGGGCGAGCTGCTGTATGAGGCCAACCAGGAGGTCACCACCGACAAGCTGCACAAGATCGCGCAGTCGGGTGTGACCAGCATCGAGGTCTTCTTCCCGGAGCGCGATGATGTGGGCAACATCATCACCAACACGCTGAAGCGTGACTCTGTCCGCAAGCCGGAAGAGGCGCTGATCGAGATCTACCGTAAGCTGCGTCCGGGCGACCCGCCGACGCTGGACACTGCCACGGCTCTGTTCGAGGGCATGTTCTTCGATCCGCGCAAGTACGACTTCTCGCGCGTAGGCCGTCTGAAGTTCAACATCAAGCTGTATGAGAACGCCGACGCCACCGAGCTCGACAAGCGCACTCTTACGCCCGAGGACTTCTACGGCACCATCCGCTACCTGCTGAAGCTGCGCAAGAACATCGGCGTGGTGGACGACATCGATCACCTGGGCAACCGCCGCGTCCGCGCTGTAGGCGAGCTGATGGAGAATCAGTTCCGCATCGGCCTGGTCCGTATGGAGCGCGCCATCAAGGAAAAGATGTCGGTCTACCAGGAGATGTCGACCGCGATGCCGCACGACCTGATCAACGCGAAGCCGGTTATGGCCGCCATTCGCGAGTTCTTCGGATCGTCGCAGCTCTCGCAGTTCATGGATCAGACCAATCCGCTGTCAGAAATCACGCACAAGCGCCGTCTGTCGGCCCTTGGGCCGGGCGGTCTGTCGCGTGAGCGCGCGGGCTTCGAAGTCCGTGACGTGCACCCGACGCACTACGGCCGTATCTGCCCGATTGAGACGCCGGAAGGTCCGAACATCGGTCTGATCAGCTCGCTGAGCTGCTTTGCCCGCATCAATGAGTACGGCTTCATCGAGTCGCCTTACCGCAAGGTGAAGGACTCGCAGGTACTGGACTACGTTGCTGTGACCAACAGCGGCGAGTCGGGTCTGCGCGTGGGCGATGTGCTCGAGGTCAACGATGCCCACAAGCTCGCTGACCAGCTCAAGAAGGACAAGAAGCGCGTGCTTGAGGTTGAGCCCTACAGCTTCTACCTCTCGGCCTGGGAAGAAGACCGTCACACCATCGCGCAGGCGAACATTGACCTGGATGGACAAGGCGTCATCACGGAAGACCTGGTGAATGCCCGCCGTCAGGGCAACTTCGTCCTGGTTCCGAAGGCTGAGGTCGACTACATCGACGTTTCGCCGAAGCAGCTGGTCTCCGTGGCCGCATCGCTGGTGCCGTTCCTTGAGCACGACGACGCGAACCGCGCTCTGATGGGAGCGAACATGCAGCGCCAGTCCGTGCCGCTGCTGGTCGCCGAGGCTCCGCTGGTCGGTACCGGTATGGAGGGCGTCACCGCCCGCGACTCCGGCGCCGTCATCCTGGCCAAGCGTAACGGTATCGTCGACTCGGTCGACTCCGAGCGCATCATCATCCGCGTTGAGGGTGAGCATCATCCGACACAGCTCTCGCGTGAGGTTGGTTCGGATATCTACCAGCTCATCAAGTTCAAGCGTTCGAACCAGAACACCTGCATCAACCAGAAGCCGGTGGTTCGTAAGGGCGACCGTGTTCTCAAGGGCCAGGTCATCGCTGACGGTCCTTGCACGGAGCAGGGCGAGCTTGGTCTTGGACGTAACGTGCTGGTGGCCTTCATGCCGTGGCGCGGTTACAACTTCGAGGACGCGATCCTGATCTCGGAAAAGCTGGTCCGCGAGGACTACTACACCTCGGTGCACATCGAGGAGTTCGAGATCGAAGCCCGCGACACGAAGCTTGGACCGGAAGAGATCACGCGTGATATTCCGAACGTCAGCGAGCACGCTCTGCGTGATCTCGACGAGTCGGGCATCATCCGCATCGGCGCCAAGGTTGGCCACAACGACATCCTGGTCGGCAAGGTAACGCCGAAGGGCGAGACTCAGCTCACTCCGGAAGAGAAGCTGCTGCGCGCCATCTTCGGTGAGAAGGCCGGTGATGTTCGTGATGCTTCGCTCACCTGCCCTCCGGGCATTGAAGGTACGGTCGTTGACGTCCGCATCTTCTCCCGTAAGGGCCAGGAGAAGGACGAGCGCGCCAAGGCAATCGAGCAGGAGCAGATTGAGAAGCTGGAGAAGAACCTCGGCGACGAAATCCGCATTCTGACCGACGAGCGTCTGAAGCGCCTTGAGAACATCCTGGGCGGCAAGGAAGTCCAGGCTGATCTGCACGACGAGCGTACCAACAAGAAGCTGCTCTCGAAGGGCGACATCCTGAACCGCGAGACCATCGAGCTGATCTCGACGCGTAACCTGAAGCGTATCCGTTACAACGACAAGGATCCGCGCGTCAACGAGCAGATCGATGAGATCGAGGAGATGACCTCCCGTCAGATCGACGTTCTGCGCAAGATCACGAACGAGAAGATCGGCAAGCTGCAGAAGGGCGATGAGCTGCCTCCGGGCGTCATCAAGCTGGTCAAGGTCTACATCGCCATGAAGCGTAAGCTTTCGGTCGGTGACAAGATGGCAGGCCGCCACGGCAACAAGGGTGTTATCGCCCGTATCCTCCCCGAAGAGGATATGCCGTACCTGCCCGACGGCACCCCGATGGAGATCGTGCTCAACCCGCTCGGCGTACCGTCCCGTATGAACGTGGGACAGATCCTCGAGACGCACCTCGGCTGGGCCGCGCATACGCTCGGCGAGCAGGTGGCGGAGCTGGCCAAGAAGGCCCAGGACGCCGCTGAGGTTCGCGAGATCTTCAAGGCACGCTTTGAGGGCACGGCTGCTCTGAACCAGCTTCTGGAGCTCGACGACGAGCAGACTATGCGCGTCGCCGCCGGCATGAAGCGTGGTATCTGGTTCGGCACCGCGGTCTTCGACGGCGCTCGCGAAAGTGAGATCAAGGCTCTGCTCAAGTCAGCCGGCCTGCCCAGCTCGGGCAAGTCGCAGCTGCTGGACGGCATGACCGGTGATGCGTTCGAACAGCCGGCGACTGTGGGCTATATCTACATGCTCAAGCTGTCGCACCTGGTCGACGACAAGATCCACGCCCGCTCGATCGGACCGTACTCGCTCATCACCCAGCAGCCGCTCGGTGGTAAGGCGCAGTTCGGCGGACAGCGCTTCGGCGAAATGGAAGTGTGGGCGCTGGAAGCATACGGCGCTGCTTACATCCTGCAGGAGCTGCTCACCGCCAAGTCCGACGACGTCTATGGCCGTACGAAGATCTACGAGGCCATCGTCAAGGGTGAAGCTGCGATCGAGCCTGGCGTGCCCGAATCGTTCAACGTGCTTATCCGCGAATTGCAGTCGCTCTGCCTTGATGTTGAACTCATCAAGCTCGACGGCAAGAAGGCTCCGGTGCCCGCAATCGCGGCGGCCGACTAA
- the rpoC gene encoding DNA-directed RNA polymerase subunit beta', producing MFRSSPFELTGPITDFDAIRISLASPEKIRSWSHGEVTKPETINYRTFKPERDGLFCARIFGPITDWECLCGKYKRMKHRGVICDKCGVEVTLSKVRRERLGHIELASPCSHVWFFKGLPSRIGHLLDISLRELEAVLYFESYVVIDPGDAPVKEREIIKDEAKFRELDQQYRPSGFKAMMGAEAIKELLKRVEVNELGIELRERMKQEQSLQKKLKYAKRLKVVEAFRKSDNKPQWMILDVIPVIPPELRPLVPLDGGRFATSDLNDLYRRVINRNNRLKKLMDLHAPEVIVRNEKRMLQEAVDALFDNGRRGRVLRGANNRPLKSLSDTLKGKQGRFRQNLLGKRVDYSGRSVIVVGPELKLHQCGLPKKMALELFKPFIYHRLEQTGHCTTIKQAKEMVELQEPIVWDILEEVIKDHPVLLNRAPTLHRLGIQAFEPVLVEGKAIKIHPLVCTAFNADFDGDQMAVHIPLSPEAQVEASVLMLASHNILSPASGAPITVPTQDMVLGLYYLTKSKVGARGEGRTFGNIEEVLMALHAGEVETLSPIRLRYSGTVLDMTTAYDDQDLLHTEPVEYNKQYISTTVGRAILNDALPDGMPYVNGLLKKKGIGQLVNYSYLNLGLETTVKALDRIKELGFQYATRSGLSVGLDDMVIPDSKYTVVHDAEKQVIALQQQYLDGAITNGERNNKVIQLWSGITEKVADEMFGNMKRADKEGAMNPIYIMADSGARGSKQQIRQLSGMRGLMAKPSGEIIETPITANFREGLTVLQYFISTHGARKGLADTALKTADSGYLTRRLVDVAQDVIISENDCGTVEGIYVTPIIEAGETIEPLRDRIIGRVSLEKLKDFEGNVIVEVNQEIDEDKASAIQAAGVERVKIRSVLTCESRRGACQLCYGRNLGSGKMVEMGEAVGVIAAQSIGEPGTQLTMRTFHVGGTASRVNEQSHLDAKNPGSVRFINLNTVRSKDGGLVAMNRSGSIAILDEKGREKERYAILYGAKLRVEDGQQVELGATLGEWDPYTFSIVTEVGGTVQFKDLQEGITLNEEVDEVTGLSRLVVTDAPDEKRQPTLLIKSDKANKRYLMPSRSHLMVADGDEVFPGDVLAKIPRESTRTKDITGGLPRVVELFEARKPRETATISEIDGVVRFGDVTKGQRKIYVTGDNGEEREYSIPRGIHVNVQEGERLRAGDQLMDGPLNPHDILAVLGERELQIYLVNEIQEVYRLQGVAISDKHIETIVRQMLRWVKIEDVGDTNFLLEQQVDKFRFREENDKAIANGGRPAIGRPLLLGITKASLSTESFISAASFQETTRVLTEASINGAIDNLRGLKENVIVGRLIPAGTGMEYYRNVQLSPELEEAAARIQQEVQEAHDAEERELEAMRMEGEQEELAAE from the coding sequence ATGTTCCGCTCCAGCCCTTTTGAACTGACTGGTCCCATCACGGACTTCGACGCTATCCGCATCTCGCTCGCCAGCCCGGAGAAGATCCGCAGCTGGTCGCACGGCGAAGTGACCAAGCCCGAGACCATCAACTACCGTACCTTCAAGCCTGAGCGCGACGGCCTGTTCTGCGCCCGCATCTTCGGTCCGATCACGGACTGGGAGTGCCTGTGCGGCAAGTACAAGCGCATGAAGCACCGCGGTGTGATCTGCGACAAGTGCGGCGTTGAGGTCACACTGTCCAAGGTCCGCCGTGAGCGCCTGGGCCACATCGAGCTGGCTTCGCCCTGCTCGCACGTGTGGTTCTTCAAGGGCCTGCCCTCGCGTATCGGCCACCTGCTCGACATCTCGCTGCGCGAGCTCGAAGCCGTGCTGTACTTCGAGTCGTATGTCGTCATAGATCCAGGCGACGCTCCGGTGAAGGAGCGCGAGATCATCAAGGACGAAGCCAAGTTCCGCGAGCTCGATCAGCAGTATCGTCCGAGCGGCTTCAAGGCCATGATGGGCGCCGAGGCGATCAAGGAGCTGCTCAAGCGCGTTGAAGTCAACGAGCTCGGCATCGAGCTGCGTGAGCGCATGAAGCAGGAGCAGTCGCTCCAGAAGAAGCTGAAGTACGCCAAGCGCCTGAAGGTGGTTGAGGCTTTCCGCAAGAGCGACAACAAGCCGCAGTGGATGATCCTGGACGTGATTCCGGTGATCCCGCCCGAGCTTCGTCCTCTGGTGCCGCTGGACGGCGGACGCTTTGCGACCTCAGATCTGAACGATCTGTATCGCCGCGTGATCAACCGTAACAACCGTCTGAAGAAGCTGATGGACCTGCACGCTCCTGAGGTCATCGTGCGCAACGAAAAGCGCATGCTGCAGGAAGCGGTAGACGCGCTGTTCGACAACGGCCGCCGCGGCCGCGTGCTGCGTGGCGCGAACAACCGTCCGCTGAAGTCGCTCTCTGACACCCTGAAGGGCAAGCAGGGCCGCTTCCGTCAGAACCTGCTCGGTAAGCGTGTGGACTACTCCGGCCGTTCCGTAATCGTGGTCGGCCCTGAGCTGAAGCTGCACCAGTGCGGTCTGCCGAAGAAGATGGCGCTTGAGCTCTTCAAGCCCTTCATCTATCACCGTCTGGAGCAGACCGGTCACTGCACCACCATCAAGCAGGCCAAGGAGATGGTTGAGCTGCAGGAGCCCATCGTTTGGGACATCCTGGAAGAGGTCATCAAGGACCATCCGGTGCTGCTGAACCGCGCTCCAACGCTGCACCGCCTCGGCATTCAGGCCTTCGAGCCCGTGCTGGTGGAAGGTAAGGCCATCAAGATCCACCCGCTGGTCTGCACCGCCTTCAACGCGGACTTCGACGGCGACCAGATGGCCGTGCACATTCCGCTCTCGCCTGAAGCTCAGGTCGAAGCCAGCGTGCTGATGCTCGCGTCGCACAACATCCTTTCGCCCGCCAGCGGCGCACCGATCACGGTGCCCACGCAGGACATGGTGCTTGGTCTGTACTACCTGACCAAGTCCAAGGTCGGCGCCAGGGGCGAAGGCCGCACCTTCGGCAACATCGAAGAGGTGCTGATGGCCCTGCACGCCGGCGAAGTGGAGACGCTCTCGCCGATCCGTCTGCGCTACTCCGGTACTGTGCTCGACATGACGACCGCGTACGACGATCAGGACCTGCTGCACACCGAGCCGGTGGAGTACAACAAGCAGTACATCTCCACCACCGTGGGCCGCGCCATCCTGAACGACGCTCTGCCTGACGGCATGCCGTACGTAAACGGCCTGCTGAAGAAGAAGGGCATCGGCCAGCTGGTGAACTACAGCTACCTGAACCTCGGTCTCGAGACCACGGTGAAGGCGCTGGACCGCATCAAGGAGCTGGGCTTCCAGTACGCCACGCGTTCTGGTCTGTCGGTTGGTCTGGACGACATGGTCATCCCGGACTCGAAGTACACCGTTGTGCACGACGCTGAAAAGCAGGTCATCGCGCTGCAGCAGCAGTATCTGGACGGCGCTATCACCAACGGCGAGCGTAACAACAAGGTCATCCAGCTGTGGTCGGGAATCACCGAAAAGGTGGCCGATGAGATGTTCGGCAACATGAAGCGCGCCGATAAGGAAGGCGCCATGAACCCGATCTACATCATGGCCGACTCGGGCGCTCGTGGTTCGAAGCAGCAGATCCGTCAGCTGTCGGGTATGCGCGGTCTGATGGCCAAGCCCTCGGGCGAAATCATCGAAACCCCCATCACGGCGAACTTCCGTGAAGGTCTGACCGTGTTGCAGTACTTCATCTCGACGCACGGCGCACGTAAGGGTTTGGCCGATACCGCTCTGAAGACCGCTGACTCGGGTTACCTGACCCGCCGTCTGGTCGACGTGGCGCAGGACGTGATCATCAGTGAGAACGACTGCGGCACTGTTGAGGGTATCTACGTCACCCCGATCATCGAAGCCGGTGAGACCATCGAGCCGCTGCGTGACCGTATCATCGGCCGCGTCTCGCTCGAGAAGCTCAAGGACTTCGAGGGCAACGTCATTGTCGAAGTGAACCAGGAGATCGACGAGGACAAGGCTTCCGCAATCCAGGCCGCCGGCGTGGAGCGCGTGAAGATCCGCTCGGTGCTCACCTGCGAGTCGCGCCGCGGCGCCTGCCAGCTCTGCTATGGCCGTAACCTCGGCTCCGGCAAGATGGTTGAGATGGGCGAGGCCGTCGGTGTTATCGCGGCACAGTCCATCGGTGAGCCTGGAACGCAGCTCACGATGCGTACCTTCCACGTCGGTGGAACGGCATCGCGCGTCAACGAGCAGTCGCACCTCGACGCCAAGAATCCCGGTTCCGTGCGCTTCATCAACCTGAACACGGTCCGCTCCAAGGACGGTGGCCTGGTTGCCATGAATCGCTCCGGTTCGATCGCCATCCTCGACGAGAAGGGCCGCGAGAAGGAGCGTTACGCGATCCTCTACGGTGCGAAGCTGCGCGTTGAGGACGGCCAGCAGGTCGAGCTCGGCGCCACCCTCGGCGAGTGGGATCCGTATACCTTCTCCATCGTCACCGAGGTTGGTGGTACGGTGCAGTTCAAGGACCTGCAGGAAGGCATCACGCTCAACGAAGAAGTGGACGAAGTCACCGGCCTCTCGCGCCTGGTGGTTACGGACGCTCCCGACGAAAAGCGTCAGCCCACGCTGCTCATCAAGTCCGACAAGGCCAACAAGCGCTACCTCATGCCTTCGCGCTCGCACCTTATGGTTGCCGATGGCGATGAGGTCTTCCCGGGCGATGTGCTCGCGAAGATTCCGCGTGAGTCGACCCGTACGAAGGACATCACCGGCGGTCTGCCGCGTGTTGTGGAACTCTTCGAGGCCCGTAAGCCGCGCGAAACGGCCACCATCAGCGAGATCGATGGCGTGGTCCGGTTCGGCGACGTCACCAAGGGTCAGCGTAAGATCTACGTCACCGGCGACAACGGCGAGGAGCGCGAGTACTCCATCCCGCGCGGTATCCACGTCAACGTGCAGGAAGGCGAGCGCCTTCGTGCCGGCGACCAGCTGATGGACGGTCCTCTCAATCCGCACGACATTCTTGCCGTGCTGGGCGAGCGCGAACTGCAGATCTACCTGGTGAACGAGATCCAGGAAGTCTACCGGTTGCAGGGTGTGGCTATCTCCGATAAGCACATCGAGACCATCGTTCGTCAGATGCTGCGCTGGGTGAAGATCGAGGATGTGGGCGATACCAACTTCCTGCTGGAACAGCAGGTGGACAAGTTCCGCTTCCGCGAGGAGAACGACAAGGCCATCGCCAACGGTGGACGTCCGGCAATCGGCCGCCCGCTGCTGCTCGGTATCACCAAGGCGTCGCTGTCGACGGAGAGCTTCATCTCCGCAGCCAGCTTCCAGGAGACCACGCGCGTACTTACCGAGGCTTCTATCAACGGAGCCATCGACAACCTGCGCGGTCTGAAGGAGAACGTCATCGTCGGCCGCCTGATCCCGGCCGGTACGGGCATGGAGTACTACCGCAACGTCCAGCTCTCTCCGGAGCTGGAAGAAGCAGCTGCCCGTATCCAGCAGGAAGTCCAGGAAGCGCACGACGCCGAAGAGCGCGAGCTCGAGGCAATGCGCATGGAAGGCGAACAGGAAGAACTCGCCGCCGAATAG